The following proteins come from a genomic window of Venturia canescens isolate UGA chromosome 4, ASM1945775v1, whole genome shotgun sequence:
- the LOC122408761 gene encoding ribosome biogenesis protein NOP53: MMEVVNKKRRKVSMKKKRSWRKHIDTKDVDSFLENERLEERLGAPFTKRSDNDLFVVDTMKEEPADKGLTTEKEKRRSLLKSQELRCLAVLKPHTAVPDPIAKRNRVKSLEERKNPITRRLERERKLVGDLKLKEKLAAKNKEFTAARRLDKPKRGEFNSDVWNENKKAVIPGVDNQWLTSDTTRHTLANQGVRKRKIPTSVLKKPSEIPALDVPHPGTSYNPSYDDHQDLLRQVVKKEMKLMKEEAHLNRVTNKMFQKVSIEQRDKIWLQESSEGLPLNQKAKKLVKETENEENSIVKSVNPPVKNVKKTLIQKRKQKEQRKLALRLKHNKIEKKKISDIYKLEALKKHITTKEKKLQALREKRHKIKEIKAREPKTLSKVKFEPLELDFKLSEELSGNLRNSNPTGNLLMDRFKSFQQRNIVAPSKRVLKLNKANVKRFVKPDHKMDWEK, from the exons ATGATGGAAGTTGTGAATAAGAAGCGACGTAAGGTATCAATGAAAAAGAAGAGATCGTGGCGCAAGCATATTGATACAAAAGATGTTGATTCGTTTCTCGAAAATGAACGACTTGAGGAACGTCTTGGTGCACCGTTTACCAAAAGGAGTGATAACGATTTATTCGTTGTTGACACAATGAAGGAAGAACCAGCAGATAAAGGTCTTACCACTGAGAAGGAAAAACGTAGATCGCTTTTAAAAAGCCAAGAACTTAGATGCTTGGCTGTTCTAAAGCCTCACACAGCAGTGCCAGACCCTATAGCTAAAAGGAATCGTGTGAAATCGCTTGAAGAGCGTAAAAATCCGATTACAAGACGTTTGGAGAGGGAACGGAAATTGGTGGGTGATTTGAAactgaaagaaaaacttgctgcTAAGAATAAGGAATTTACTGCTGCTAGAAGATTGGACAAACCCAAAAGAGGAGAATTCAATAGTGATGTatggaatgaaaacaaaaaggcTGTGATTCCTGGAGTTGATAATCAATGGCTCACTTCTGACACAACAAGACACACTTTAGCAAATCAAGGAGtaaggaaaaggaaaattcCCACTTCTGTGCTTAAGAAGCCATCTGAAATTCCAGCGCTTGATGTACCGCATCCTGGAACCTCTTATAATCCCTCTTATGACGATCATCAAGATTTATTGCGTCAagttgtaaaaaaagaaatgaaattaatgaagGAAGAAGCTCACTTAAATAGAGTCACTAACAAAATGTTCCAGAAAGTGTCTATCGAGCAAAGGGATAAAATCTGGTTGCAAGAATCTTCCGAAGGCTTGCCCCTGAATCAGAAAGCTAAAAAACTTgtaaaagaaacagaaaacgaagaaaattctaTAGTTAAATCGGTAAATCCACCTgtcaaaaatgtcaaaaagaCTCTAATTCAGAAGAGAAAGCAAAAGGAACAACGCAAATTGGCCCTCAGGTTAAAACATaacaaaattgagaaaaaaaagatttctgACATCTACAAACTTGAAGCACTAAAAAAACACATTAccactaaagaaaaaaaactacaagcGTTGCGAGAGAAACGTCACAAAATTAAAGAAATCAAAGCCCGTGAACCTAAAACTCTCAGTAAAGTTAAATTCGAACCTCTAGAACTGGACTTCAAACTCAGCGAAGAACTCTCTGGAAATCTAAGAAATTCTAATCCTACTGGAAATTTGCTTATGGATCGCTTCAAATCTTTTCAACAGAGAAATATAGTTGCACCGTCTAAACGTGTCTT AAAACTTAACAAGGCCAATGTGAAGAGATTCGTGAAACCTGATCACAAGATGGATTGGGAGAAGTAG
- the LOC122408763 gene encoding uncharacterized protein isoform X2: MEMNKRQFISHLLHLFTRGQIKVHQCLAVASNESVPQPNDVYNKGDLGFEPKHIHLEVLDNRSESAVEETTETVIDHFATFDTSSQYELEERQIHLRSSTPSSDTTSEATTSMETKKSSDSKEEDMLEAYLESIDQENEEHSSAESEKLVEQ; this comes from the exons ATGGAAATGAATAAACGACAATTCATCTCCCATTTGTTGCATCTTTTCACAAGGGGACAAATAAAAGTTCATCAATGTCTCGCCGTAGCTTC AAACGAATCTGTTCCGCAACCGAATGACGTTTACAACAAAGGTGATTTGGGATTCGAGCCCAAACACATTCATCTTGAGGTATTAGACAACAGATCAGAGTCAGCGGTGGAAGAAACAACAGAAACAGTCATAGATCATTTTGCAACATTCGATACATCGTCGCAG TACGAGTTGGAAGAAAGACAAATCCACTTGAGAAGTAGCACCCCATCGAGTGACACGACTTCGGAGGCAACAACATCCATGGAAACTAAGAAATCGAGTGATTCTAAAGAGGAAGATATGCTTGAAGCTTACTTAGAGTCGATCGATCAGGAAAACGAAGAACATTCGAGTGCTGAATCAGAAAAGTTGGTAGAGCAGTAG